From the Manihot esculenta cultivar AM560-2 chromosome 14, M.esculenta_v8, whole genome shotgun sequence genome, the window TTCTCACTCCACCCTGATGATGTTTTTGGGAGAGAAGAAAGAACAGACCTTTAAACAGCTGACAATGTTAATTTGGAGAATCGAATACGAAATTTGATAAAACCGGGACTAGGGTTTGCCAGGAGAGCGGTTGCAGGAACTTCGGCGTTGGGATCCTTCTCCGTTCGTTTATTAACAGAGCTCACATGCCATATGACCAATTTCCtttccctttcttttctttccttttcaggaaAAGCTTATTGCTGATTTGCTGCTGAGGTCACGTGCGTACGTGTGTATATATATTCTCTCCTTTCGCATAAAGAAATACGTACGTATATATTTCAAAAAAGCAAAAATATACAGGTatgttttgttttttaaaataaaataatatttttgactGAAAACAAGTTAGCAAATTAATCCAATTTTGTTGCTTACACGAGTAAAGCCAACCCATAGACTGCCCATGACTTTAAATGCTACATACATTTTTAATCCAATCCtactcttaaaaaaaataaataataaataaacaaaaacttTATTGCTGGTCCTTCGGATTTTGTAAAATAAACGATTGGTGATTGTTTTTGTGTAATCTATTCCTATTtagtttattatattaaaaattaagataaaacaTAGTTTTAGTTAATTCTAGTCTATCAGCGTCTTGAGTTTTCAACAGGATTTCAAAGCAAAATGCTTGAGTTTTCAAGAAAAAATCAAAACTCAAGACAGAATTTCAAAGGAAAATACTTTTGAGTTttcactcataatttttatttatttattttatatatatattaaaaatataatttttttattaaatttttaattatattcatcttaaacacaatatattttatataaatattaaaaaatattttgaaaaatttcttaaaaataaaataaaacaaaaataattaatttatatattattacaaatagacaataattttaaaataataataataataataataaatgtgcaaaaaatatataaccAATGGAGTATTTTGTAAGGTTATTTCTAACATAAAACTCGATCATTACATTTTTGAGGATTGACCATATTGATATTACTTGGTAACTTCTCAAGCGGCATGCGGAGGCAATGATACGACGATTTACGATTGAAATGGCGGCGCTGGGATCCCTCTGCTTAGACTTATAACTGGGAAACTGATTTTGTTGACATTGATTTGCCGTGTAGCTATGATAGATTGTGCGTTTAAGGTGCGGTAAACCGAGTGTTTCTCGCGCACAcgctctctctctccccaatAAAACACAAATCCCACCATTTATAATTCAAGCGAAAAATAAATAACCCGAGCACACCAAGAATTTGCCTTTAGATGCTTTTCGCGTCTGCTAGTGGCGTTTTCGCAGTGGGAATGGTTGGCAGAGACGAATCGTTCAAATTGATATATACAAACCTATGAAGAACTTCTTTGATCCTTATTGGGCCAAAGCCTATTTACTGAGATTTTGGGTTTCTAGATGAGCTTGAAACCCTTGATGCCTACCCCTCACATttactttatattaataaattttgatttcaattaataaaatgaaaaagaaatatattttgAGACAGGAAAAAGGGGGTGGTGGTGGGGGGTGGTTCGCCCTTAGGTGGCCTCCGATACGCTTTTCTTCTTGGGAAACATCTAATGTCATTCAAGTAAAACTCAAAATGGCTCCATTACTACATTCAAACTTGCAATAAGTAACGAAGTTATGTCCACTATAAAGAAAGGAACTAAAACAAGTATTCTACAAAAATGCAACACAAATTAACCAAACTGTAATTTAAATGGTTCTCCACAAAAACTTAGTAACATCGCTGTACCACACAGCTTTTTCTCCATGAACCAAAACAGACAAACCTGAAGAACAGTGTGAACCCTACTACTGTATTACATCACAGGCAGTCGAAAGTTTTTTGTGCTGAAAAAGATCTTACTTATTACACATATCCAGCTCATTTTTCAGAGACAAGCAGCGAGGAGGAAAAGATAAGGGATAGCAAATATTACCTATGGCTTCCGAGGCGGtgagctgctgctgctgctgttgcTGGTGCTTCTTCCCCTCAAAGGCCTATACAAACCATCTCTAGTTACTTCTAAGAACTTCAAAAAACTTGAGACATATAAATGGAAGAAATAAAGAGGTAACCAAGACATAAAAGATCATCTTAGTTATATATTTTCAAGGAAGGACGGGGGGAGATCATCAGCAGAAAACTGCTGCTGCTGTCGTTATGTGCTTTAGTTGAACTAAGCCGATAAAAAGCAAGAATACCATAAATGGAAATTAGGCGAGAAGAAAGTAAATAATACAGAGATATAATGACTAGAACAAGTCTTTTCCTCTTTGCTTcccctccccaaaaaccccaccATATTTTGTCTCCGTTCAAGTCCACTCAACAGCATGCATTTCTTGTTTCTAACTTTTACCATTGACTTTCTCTGCTACATCCCTTATCATGTCAAACCCAAACCTCTGTGGCTCTGCCTTCTCTTTTACAGTGTAAAAGCAAGAATGTGTGAAGCACACGTTTTCTAGGCATTACAGCATtaggagaaaaaaaattcaatttcaattttgaatgatcagatggaaaaaaaaaaaaaaggaaaaaccaTAACTTTTTTTCAATTCTTCATTGAATGTATTGGCCATGCCACAGCTATCTTTAAACCATGCAAAACATAGATTTTAACAAATTTCAATTCAAACACATAAAACAATCTCATATATCAAAAGTTTATACAGAAACTGCAAACATTATTTAGAtccttctttaaaaaaatacctTCTAGGACTGCGGCTCCTTGATATTCTGCGGGTGACCTGTCACAATCAAATACATAAAACCAATTCCATAATTACAGAGAAGACCCTTTCTTCTTACAATAATAAGAGTACGGAACAAATGACAAACCTTGCGTGGACTAGGCGACCCAGAATAGGAGGATGACCTCCCACGTCTTGCAGCTGGACCTCGGCCTCTGCTACAACATTGATCACCAAAATTGAAACATAATCAGAAAGGTTGATTGGCCACAGAGAAGGGGGAAAAAAAATAACCAACAATAACAGCAACACTATGCTCGCATTTAGAACAGTTATTCAACtacaaaaaacaaaagaagGCTCATTTTCTATACAAGAAGAAATTGGAATCAGGTCTGCGAGATGAAAAGATATACGCAGgcagtaaaaatttaattaaataagttacCCATTGTCAAAATTGACCTAGAATCATGGTTGTTAAGAGTTAACCATACAAGTTTCACCATTCAAGAGGATGACATAATTTTTTTGAAGAAAGTGGTAATCGAGTGTTTCACTGGTCATGGCACATTTCACATTTCTCCTTTTCATCTCTACTCTCCTGCAGTCCTGCTACGAGCAGCTTACCCATTCTTTACCTTTGTTTAAgttctcaaaaattaaattctcaCAAAATCTAATCTTAACCTGCTTTCAAACCAAGTTGAAAATTAGTCCTTAATTTGGTCCTAGTCCACTACCCTCCTAACCTAAGCTACCCCAATAAATTGATTAGCATGATATCCCTAAGAAAGGGCAGTATTCATCTAATATTTAGCAAGTCCTGTGTGACCATGCTCCATTTGCATGATCAACCATTCATTCATACTAAAAAATTCCCCCAACTCAATTTGTACAAAATTGCCCTACTTTTACAACCTAAATAAAGCCTCATCTTCCATAGATAGGGACAGGCAAAAAGGATAATGCTTGCATCCTCATATAGGCAATGCCTAAGCATCAAACTCACTAATTCAGTTAATTCAGCATGGCTATAAGTTATGTCAAATAACACAGTTCAGATAAACAACAGATGCGCCAGTGTTAAACTATAATAAAGTTACCTCCTTGGTGAAAGTGATCTTGAACGTGAGCGAGCAGGCCTGCGAATAGGAGAGCGGCTACGTCGACGAAGTGGAGACCTTCTTGGAGGACTACGGACTCTTCTAGGAGGTGTGCtgcaaaaaaaaaggaaaaaagagttCACTAAGAAGTTACCATATTACAAACTAGTCACTTTTAAATCTAAAATTTGCTTAGCTTAATAGCTTGGCTTCTTTCCTCCTATCGATCCTCTCAGATGTTATACTTTAACAATCTTTGGAAATAAACTTTTCAAATGCAGGTTGGGCCAGGCCTAAATCAGGCTGGGACTCTTAAGCCCAGCCTGCCCTGGTCTAACTATTCAAGCAATATCTTCAACCAAGCGAAGTTGAATGCaataaaatatacaaatatCTTATTTACCAGGCAGACATGTTTAGACAGGTTCTTAATGAGCACAGATTGGCAGATCCTAACTAAACACCCACCTATAGCAGGGCAGGTGGGTCCCTATCACATGCACAAGTTTATTTGGAGGCATGTCAGCTTTTGAACTTCAGAATTCAATTAGAAAAAGCCATTACCGTCGccttggaggaggaggaggagaacgTCTGCGCACAGGACTCCCACGAATCCTTCTGGGAGAACCCCTGCAAAGATAATAATTGGTCAACAGCCTTTCAAAGTTGCACATAAGATTGAGCAAGAAATTGTGCAGCAGGCGACAACCTTGCAGGGGATCTGTAACGCCTTGGTGGAGATGAAGAACGACCTCTAGGTGGGGATGCTGGTCTCCTTCTTGGTGGTGTATCCCCATGACGGTAAGGAGATCCCACTCGTCGACGAACAGGAGAATCAGCCCGTCGACGAGGAGGAGAATCTGGAAGACGCCTAGGGGATCCACCTCTTCGAGCAACAGGGGATCTTCTTCGTGGTGAGGTTGGAGGTTTTCGATGGGGAGAAGCTGACATCAACGAAAAACAATAACTACTAGAAGACAGAGTATAAACATAAAGTTCCAAAATGTTAAGATAATCAAGCATACGTTCTCTTTGCCTTTTTGGTCCATCCTTCTCAATGTCTGCACTGGCATTATCAGTTTTGGGAGCATCTCGCTTTGGAGCAGCAGCAACAGGTTTTGGGGGTGGTGAAACCTTCTGTCGTGGGGGTAATGTGAACCTTGCTCGAACAACATTGCCATCAATCTGGGCCTGCATTCATCATGTCACCAGAATTAATATGGTGGTATAGATACCGTATAAACTTCATTTAATGCCACATAGTTGGGAAAATTACCCCGTCCATGTACAGTAGGGCCTTTTCAGCAGCAGCCCTTGTCTTAAATTCAACATATCCATACCCTTTTGGAAGATTAACCTGTTAAGCCAGAATATGTTATTGCACTAGGAAGAAACAAATAAATGCTCCAATAGTATGATAGGAACAACTTATATGCACTTACAGTACGGTCCATTGCCAGCTCCACATGTACAACTTCACCAAAATTACCTGAGTAATCAATGgggaaaaaaatacataaacatcaatcaaTGAAAAATGAGTGCCTCTTTATACTTGTTTGTCATCAAgagattgagagagagagagagagagagagagagagcaaaaaattacttaatttccTTGAAAATACCATCCATGCAGCATCATACATTTGATAAGCAAAATGTTAGTTAATCCATTCATCACTAACCAAAGAAACGTTATCAAACATTGAATACCACAAAATTGAATCGTTGGAGCAAGCACAGGCTATTTTCCCATCTACTAGTAAAAGCTACTGTGGACCAAATAGGGATCCATCATCAATAGACACAAAACACAAGGAAACATGCGAACCATCTATCTatctatatatacatacatatatataaactttaacttttttatattacgatttttataatatttattcaaaCACATATTACAGGAAAAAAGTGAATATTTACTCAAgctaatatctttttttttttaaaaaatcataattatattCATCATTAATTACATAATAAACAGTACAGTGTAAGTAATATTACTACATGTAACACCTGAGCCGCAAGAAAACATGTTTCCAGGTTTGTGACTTTGGGTCCCAATCATTAGGTTGCATGTTAAACCAGGTGTTTCTCTCTCTCCGTCTCCTGCACACTTCCACTCCCACATCTGCACTGTACTGAAATCATTAGTCCGCATGGCCATTCTATCTTATCTCCAACTCCTCCCAACACTGCCTTCCCTCACTAATTTCTAATCCTTTCTTCACTTCGCTTTTATGTCTCTCATTTCCACTCCATGGATCCCTCTTGTTCACAGCAATTATAACCAGATATAGATATCTAGAAAATCTGACCATGAAAAGAAAAAGCATTAACAGAGAAAAGGATGCAGGAGGCCAGAGACTGGCCAACTTACCCTTTGAAGCCAGTCTGTATAAATTACACAGATGGGACCAAAATGTTTTAGAACCATCTCAGGTTCAAAAATGGCTATGAAACACAGAGTGTACAGACCATGCTGAAGTCGCATTCTGTGCTAAATAGATGAAAACATTGACCCTTGAAACCAACTGTTTCAAGTTTCAGACAAATGCTCTATTATTTCACTCCTCAATGGTCTGATAGCTTGC encodes:
- the LOC110600064 gene encoding serine/arginine-rich splicing factor SR45 isoform X1, with amino-acid sequence MAKPTRGRPSRPSRSASSSRSRSKSRSRSYSGSDSRSSSRSRSLSSRSRSRSRSFSSSSSPSRSLSSGSRSPPAQRKSPAEVPKRGRTPPPQSRKTSPPPRKTSPIRESRVLHVDALSRNVHEGHLKEIFSNFGEVVHVELAMDRTVNLPKGYGYVEFKTRAAAEKALLYMDGAQIDGNVVRARFTLPPRQKVSPPPKPVAAAPKRDAPKTDNASADIEKDGPKRQREPSPHRKPPTSPRRRSPVARRGGSPRRLPDSPPRRRADSPVRRRVGSPYRHGDTPPRRRPASPPRGRSSSPPRRYRSPARGSPRRIRGSPVRRRSPPPPPRRRTPPRRVRSPPRRSPLRRRSRSPIRRPARSRSRSLSPRSRGRGPAARRGRSSSYSGSPSPRKVTRRISRSRSPRRPLRGRSTSNSSSSSSPPRKP
- the LOC110600064 gene encoding serine/arginine-rich splicing factor SR45 isoform X2, with the translated sequence MAKPTRGRPSRPSRSASSSRSRSKSRSRSYSGSDSRSSSRSRSLSSRSRSRSRSFSSSSSPSRSLSSGSRSPPAQRKSPAEVPKRGRTPPPQSRKTSPPPRKTSPIRESRVLHVDALSRNVHEGHLKEIFSNFGEVVHVELAMDRTVNLPKGYGYVEFKTRAAAEKALLYMDGAQIDGNVVRARFTLPPRQKVSPPPKPVAAAPKRDAPKTDNASADIEKDGPKRQREPSPHRKPPTSPRRRSPVARRGGSPRRLPDSPPRRRADSPVRRRVGSPYRHGDTPPRRRPASPPRGRSSSPPRRYRSPARGSPRRIRGSPVRRRSPPPPPRRRTPPRRVRSPPRRSPLRRRSRSPIRRPARSRSRSLSPRRGRGPAARRGRSSSYSGSPSPRKVTRRISRSRSPRRPLRGRSTSNSSSSSSPPRKP